A region from the Mustela erminea isolate mMusErm1 chromosome 2, mMusErm1.Pri, whole genome shotgun sequence genome encodes:
- the PNOC gene encoding prepronociceptin: protein MKILLCDLLLLSLISSVSGSCQKDCLTCREKLRPALDSFSLEVCILECEGKVFRSPLWTPCTKVMAKSSWQLSPADPEHVAAALYQPNASEMELKRMPRIRSLIPAQKETEPGMDEAGDMEQKQLQKRFGGFTGARKSARKLANQKRFSEFMRQYLVLSMQSSQRRRTLNQNGHV from the exons ATGAAAATCCTGCTTTGTGACCTCCTGCTGCTCAGCCTCATCTCCAGTGTGTCCGGCAGCTGCCAGAAGGACTGTCTGACCTGCCGAGAGAAGCTCCGCCCGGCTCTCGACAGCTTCAGCCTTGAG GTGTGCATCCTTGAGTGTGAAGGGAAGGTCTTCAGAAGCCCTCTCTGGACTCCATGCACCAAGGTCATGGCCAAGAGCTCTTGGCAGCTCAGCCCTGCTGACCCAGAGCACGTGGCAGCTGCCCTTTACCAGCCAAATGCCTCCGAGATGGAGCTGAAGCGTATGCCTCGCATTAGGAGCCTCATCCCAGcccagaaagagacagagcccGGCATGGATGAGGCTGGAGACATGGAGCAGAAGCAGCTGCAGAAGAGGTTTGGGGGTTTCACCGGGGCCCGGAAGTCGGCCCGGAAGTTGGCCAACCAGAAGCGGTTCAGTGAGTTTATGAGGCAGTACCTGGTCCTGAGCATGCAGTCCAGCCAGCGCCGGCGCACCCTGAATCAGAATGGTCATGTGTAG